The following are encoded in a window of Eschrichtius robustus isolate mEscRob2 chromosome 1, mEscRob2.pri, whole genome shotgun sequence genomic DNA:
- the LOC137771668 gene encoding protein AHNAK2-like has translation MTGPGLARVGARPPWTPPAASSPRAPPRAEPPRASGFPSPSLRFLVAHPQRAHFGDGVSGRQLQPEEPDAETEEDHCVTEGSVDEIIRPRPQGSSPVYEYVTEGASFGLPEDTPRRRRSWWKRDSGDSQTRSRMSRLESTQEATGGTLKTKVEAGASGYIVTGGGDQGIFVKQVLKESSAAKLFSLREGDQLLSTTIFFDDIKYEDALKILQYSEPYKVQFTIKRKLPAREDEEGASGGAQRGSRGSKEQDQDIADGCTETPTKTLPEDGDQERLISKPREGRGRQPQRERLSWPKFQALKSKRGPGPRRSHSSSEAYERGDVPDLPPTSTDTEAQLTEEEQVPEAGPGSQRKRSFPNLRFRVGSGKGLSGRGAHGGTVQAGVLVKTGP, from the exons ATGACCGGTCCCGGGCTGGCCAGGGTGGGAGCGCGGCCACCCTGGACTCCGCCCGCCGCGTCTAGTCCCCGCGCCCCCCCGCGGGCTGAGCCACCTCGGGCCAgtggcttcccctcccccagcctcaggtTCCTCGTCGCTCACCCACAGCGCGCCCACtttggggatgggg TGTCTGGCCGGCAGTTGCAGCCTGAGGAGCCAGATGCAGAAACCGAGGAGGACCACTGT GTGACTGAAGGGTCTGTGGATGAGATCATTCGGCCCCGGCCACAGGGGTCCTCGCCTGTCTACGAGTACGTGACTGAGGGTGCCAGCTTCGGCCTCCCG GAAGACACGCCAAGGAGGCGGAGGTCCTGGTGGAAGCGGGATTCGGGGGATTCGCAGACGCGTTCCAGGATGAGCCGTCTGGAG TCCACGCAGGAGGCGACGGGTGGGACACTGAAGACCAAGGTGGAGGCCGGAGCCAGTGGCTACATTGTCACGGGCGGCGGGGACCAGGGGATCTTTGTCAAGCAAGTGCTGAAGGAGTCCTCAGCTGCCAAGCTCTTCAGCCTGCGAGAAG GGGATCAGTTGCTCAGCACAACCATCTTCTTTGACGACATTAAATATGAAGATGCTCTGAAAATCCTTCAGTACTCAGAGCCTTACAAGGTTCAGTTCACAATCAAACGGAAACTTCCTGCCAGGGAGGACGAGGAGGGAGCTTCCGGCGGCGCTCAGCGTGGCTCAAGGGGCAGCAAGGAGCAG GACCAGGATATCGCCGACGGGTGCACGGAGACCCCCACGAAGACGCTGCCGGAGGACGGAGACCAGGAGAGGCTCATCTCCAAGCCCAGGGAGGGCAGAGGCAGGCAGCCCCAGAGGGAGCGGCTCTCCTGGCCCAAATTCCAAGCTCTGAAGAGCAAGCGTGGGCCAGGGCCCCGGAGGTCACACAGCTCTTCGGAGGCCTACGAGCGAGGGGACGTGCCTGACCTGCCCCCCACGAGCACAGACACGGAGGCCCAGCTCACGGAAGAGGAGCAGGTGCCGGAAGCAGGGCCGGGCAGCCAGCGGAAGAGAAGTTTCCCAAACCTGAGATTCCGGGTGGGCTCAGGGAAGGGGCTGTCGGGCAGGGGAGCCCACGGTGGGACAGTCCAGGCTGGGGTCCTGGTGAAGACGGGGCCC